The stretch of DNA GGTGTACTATAAGCACTGATACCTTTCCCTTCGTAATCTGAATTATAAACCCAAGAAACTCTGGATATGAATAGGATGGTTTTcccgaaataaaaatattttattaatttgtattttgtaggaGCGTGTTGGCAGGAAGTGTGGTGGTCTTCGAGTATTAAACTCGTACTGGGTCGCTCAGGATTCAACCTATAAATTCTACGAAGTGATCCTCGTTGATCCGTTCCATAAAGCTATTCGTCGTAACGCGGATACCAACTGGATCTGTAACCCGGTTCACAAACACCGTGAACTACGCGGCCTCACGTCGGCCGGCAAGAAATCACGCGGCCTCGGAAAGGGACACAAGTTCCACAAGACGAAGGGTGGTTCGCGTCGCGCTGCCTGGAAACGTTACAATACCGTTCAAATGCGCAGGAAGCGTTAATAATTTCTCGCCAAATTATTTTCGttgtattattttttttttcgcaagGTCATCTGTTTGTCATTCTTTCTTGAGTCTCAATAAATGAACTTGTTGTGGCTGAATAAATAATTAACttgtttgttgttttatttgatGTTTATGGCGACCATGGTTTCTGTTAGTATTAACCTTGTGGATCTCttgtaattcatatttatccTTGTATAACCCTACATAAGTGATCGATTTctctgttgctgctgctgctgctgctgcttcccAGGACTATGACTTAACTATGGACCAATGAAGTGGAATTTCGCCCTTttgttgtacatgtataacccTACACAAGTGATCTCTGCTGCTGCCCTTCCCAGGACACTTGACTGGACTTGAGGAACAACCTGCGTGGTAATTCAATTTATTGATCGTATAATCTGTTCATACAAAGATTGTCAATGAACATAAAAAAGGAAAAGCAGTCAAAAATACATGATATACACAAAAATGAGACATAATGACAATGGAGCACCAAGTTGAGACTGTTGAAGATGCAACTGTGAGCGTGATAATGCCAATGAATCGGATAATCCAGAATTAACTCCTAATATGGGCTTCAGACATCAGAGGCATGCATAATCACTCTACCCGTATTCCCTTCAATCCCTATTAGTATTTGTTTTGACATTACGTCGCTTCAGGCATACTGTTTGGTTTTTAGTATGTCATGGTGCCACGCGAGCTTACGCTCACAGGTGCATAGGTATAAAAGTCAAATCCACTCGTTCAGTGTAGGTGAAGCATCGCATGTCCATTCTACTTTCATATCTAAAccattttttcattagatattctataaaattttcactattttttgcTCGAGGAGTCAATAGGAGCATAGTTTACAATAATCAGCTCGCTAGTTATTAACTTACTATGGTCGTCCCATTTCTATACATAAAAAAGTTTTGGTTTTTCTCCAGAGCACTAATGCCGTGATAGCGCATCTAGGGTGAAGGGTTACGTGTGGTTAGAGCTAGAGGCGATCGTGAGTCATTTGACGCCACTCCGATTCGGTACGCTCAATAGCGGACACACTGACAAGTTGAGGTGGATTACCTCAGATTAATGTGATTATATCTGGATTAAAGAGGATCAAAACGCAGTCAAAATGCCGGTGTTTCGCACTAAGATGATGGCATCGATTCTGGACCCTGTTGCCCAGCAGGTAATTCTTTAAATAAATAGCACAGGCCTATCCGCATCCGTCAATCGCGAAAACCTGATGATAGATTTGTTTCGAATTGATGCATTTTGTGTGTAAAAAACTTCAGCCGATTGAAGCATCACCAGAAGTTGTGTAACTTTGAAgcaaaatgtattcatatctaTAAAAGTGTGGGCAGTATTTTAGATAGAGTTGTGACTCTTGTGTTGACTTGTGTATGTTTGTTGTTCCCTCAACTGTCACTGGTATTTGTATTAAACAAAACAGCTTTTGAATTGTAGTTTGACTTTAGTCGTTAGGCTAAGTCAGATTTTACCAACGAACCATGAAACTGTTTTATTCGACTCACTCTAAATATGCTTCCCTGTTGTTTGTAAACTATCCTGCACTTTAGGCTATAATACATTTGTATTATTGTAGGGGCCTGAAACATAATAAGCCTCGGTCCATCAgacccagtttcatgaaactgtTTAACTCCTACTACTTGGTCTGGGGTCGATCTTAATTTAATTTTACGAAATTGGACCTGCTCTAGGTCTGGTTGGATAGATAGGGTTGTTTAAGATAGTAACCTGCCTCAGGTAGTCATATTCACTGTCTATATATATCTGGTCAATTGATTGATATATAATGAAGTTTGTGGAGTTTTAAGAGATGAATCACAGAGTTTATATACAACCCTCCACACACATACAGTAGGCCTAACAGTGTTGAGCTGTTGCTCTATGTATAACAGGCTTTATGTGTGGAGGTAGAGCTGTTCCAAGAGTCTGAGTTATATAAACAACCAATAGAAACAGGTTTTACATTACAACTAATCAGGAGTTGGGGGTTCGATTGAATTGGAATttaaaatttatgaatttagaATTGGATCTATTTGAGTTTGTCTAATCTGAACAGATGCTAGGATTCCACTCCTCTGGAGAAGGAGAAGTGCCCTTTGAAAATTCTCTGCACCCCTTGCAACGCAGCAAATGTTAATTCATACATGAACCCTTTCATTATTAGATCTAGAAAGCAGTTTAAAGGGTGAGATTTGAGGGGGGAGGGTGAGATTTGAGGGGGGAGGGTGAGATTTGAGGGGGGAGAATCGCTTAGAATCATAATTCATTGATTGACTATTGGGAATTTTTTCATCAGTTCAgtctctgctgctgctgtcgctgctgctgctgctgctgccgccgccgtcactgctgctgctgctgttgttgtggCTGCCTCTCAATCTTATGAAGTATTTTCTTTTGACGACAAAATTCCGATTTGAATTATATAGATATCATATAGAGAGATGTCATGTGTGTGTGTTAATGCAATCTGTGTGTAGTGGTTTAATGTGTATCAAGTAGCAAGAGATGACAGTCTCGTCATCTGAAATagatgagagagaggagagagagatgaggaGGATAGAGATTAGAATGAGTAAAGAGTGGGGAGGCAAGGAGAGAGACGAGGAGAGGGAAAGATGAGGACAGAGATGAGGAGTAGAGAGATGAGGATGGGTGAGGAAAGAGTAGGAGAGGTGATGACAGAGAAGAGGAGAGGGGGAATGAGGAGTGAAATGAGGAGAAAGATGAAGTGCAATGAGAAGGAGAGACAAGAAGAGGAGAAAGATGATGAGAGATAAGGAGAGATGATGATAGAGCATGTTGGGTAAATAGACTGCGTGGTATTCATACAGACAGTAGTCTGTATTACTGTTTGTATGAATACAGTTATCTCTTCAGAAGTTTTTGTTGTGGAAACGAAACGTTCACAAACAACTCTTTAATAGAGTTCATCATATAGTTCAAACAGTTGGTAGATATTGAGAGAGCTCACTCTATAGGATAGTTTACTGGTACTCAGCTTTAGCAGTGCCCTAAAGGGGCTAAATGCTGTTTGCTTATGGCTCTGGTGTCACTAGACGCCCCATTCAGTTCCAGGGTGACCGAAATATGGCTCATCTATGAATGGCAGCTTCAGTAAACGATCGCTGAAAGTTGAGAGTGAGAGTTTAATGGTAGTGTATGAATGATGTAATACTAGAAGTGGATGAGTCAGTAATAAATGATTGATGCTGACAATATTTAATGCTTGATCAATGCATTCAATAACTCTTCATCAAATCATGATCAACTACGTTCCACTCAAGTCAAATCTTAATCTCAAAATTTGTCCatgagtgatatctgagttagaTGTTACaaagtagactccgctcaagtctgatcttttgacttgagagtgatatctgagttggatgatacagtagactccgctcaagtctgatcttttgacttgagagtgatatctgagttggatgatacagtagactccgctcaagtaaGACCcgtttgacttgagagtgataggCCTATCTGAAGTCAGGTTAATTTGCTGACTATTGCACAGACTGTAGCATGTAACATAAATCGCTTATAGTCTAATTGAAAGTGCCATCTGGTGGCAGTACAGTGATCAATAATTAGGCTAATAACGAGATGAATACAGTTTTAAGTAATTTTCAGTAATTAGTTGTGCATACGTTGTGTTTATGTGTGGTTGAGTATGAGAAGGGTGCAGCATACACAGTCAATGACTGTAGCCATATCTGATACTGCAAACCTGATTAATAAAGACAAAAGAATTCCAGGGATTTAAGCTCAATATCTTTATTGCCCTTGTTATATCTAACTTGAAAGTAAACTCGTCCTCCGCTATAGGACCTAATGTCGACGGTGATTTATGTTTGAGCGAGTTCCGACAATGGAAAATTAAATCGATATTTCTATTGCTACGGTTATAGGGCTCGGCGTTGACTGATCTTGAAACGATTCAAACCCTAGAAGAGTATCTACCGTAGTCGCCGCGACTACACTCGACCCATTGACGCCGCGACTAAACTCGACCCGTTGACTTTCTACCGCAGTTCTGTCCTTATATCATCGAGCTCTTTGTTAAACGAATAATTACTGATTATTGGCCTCGATTTAGACGCGATGGATGAGAGAACGTAACAAATCCGACAAATCCCTCGGATCAAACGCAACATCgtattaatacatgtattatagtTGTCATCGGCGACGCACGTCTGCCGTTAGAGCTGCTTAACTACAACCGTTAGAAAACAGCTAGAATGATCATTTGTATTCTCCGATGATTTGGACCGGCGAGAGTCGCGTCACTTGTGCGAATAATTCGTTGTGTTTTTTGTCAATGTAGTTTATACTGTGTTAGCATCGACAATTAGATTTCACTCAATATGTCTGCgatgatataggcctaaatatGACAATATTCATTAGTCAAGGGCCGTGATGGGCAAACTTTGTCTGGATAGCAAACACATGAAAAGGGCGTATGTACTGAGAAAGACCTAGTATCCAGTGTGACTGGATGAATCGCAATTTCACGGGATTTGAGTGACCTCattttaaaaagaatataAGCGTCTTAGGTAACAGACTGCTACTAAGGATGGAAAATTGGCTTTGTTTTTTTCAGACAGGCAAAGTGTGAGGGTACCCGATGCTCCCTGTGCTCCTATCCTATGATGTAATCTGGTGGGAGAGTGATGGTGGGGGTGAAAGATTGGTATACACTGTTTAGTATTGCGTAACACGTAGTTCCaccctgctgtctgtgtttaGAATGGCGTTACACGTAATTCCACCCCCCTGCTACTGGTAACTCTCATAAAACTGATTGGATATTTTTAAGAGACAGGAGACAGAGGGAATGAGAGATGTATTAAGTTGATTGGACTGGGTCTTTTAGCTATACCTCTAGATACGGTGTAGTGATGCTGTTCAGTAGATTGGACCGGGTGTTTTACCTCTGGATACAGTGTAGTGATGCTGTTCAGTAGATCGGACCTGGTGTTTTACCTCTGGATACAGTGTAGTGATGCTGTTCAGTAGATTGGACCTGGTATTTTACCTCGAGATACGGCGTAGTGATGCTGTTCAGTAGATTGGACCGGGTGTTTTACCTCGAGATACGGCGTAGTGATACTGTTGAATGATTTATATACAGTATGTCATCGTTTAGGGTTTCGTTGATGGTTTTTCTTGGTTGCGATTGTCTTGATGACGTTGTGCGTGTGTTATAACGATTGAGGCTGGTATCATTAACAGTGTGCTGCTAGTGCACCGTTATTACCTAAATGTCACTGGcaattctctctctctcagtgTCCGGCTACTTGTGTTCTATACAGTCTCTACAGGGAACGGTTCATAAAAACGCTACAATTATGATTAGACCCTTCTTTCTAATGATGGGCTTTGTATATTGCGATCGTTTGTGTGAAAGTCTGAAGTTTATTTCGTGATATTTCGGAGAGCGATAGTTCAACCATTTGTCAACGACGtggatttttaaataaaattagTGAAATGTTGTCGAGCTCAATAATTTCAGTAATAAGTAGGTAGTTAGTGGATTGTAAACATTAGATAACGATTAGTGAAATATTTCCTCTCTCTCGCTCGCTCATTAAACATATAAAAGCTGCTGCTGACAATGTTTCGACTCTAATTGGATTTAATAATTCTACTGTCGCCGTGTCAgtcgtatatatataatacatccCTCTACGGGACGAGAAGAGTGAGGATGAGAGAGGAGGAGACTGATGAGTGAAATTGATCTGTAGGTCCAAGAGGGAGAGAATGAGCCCGACGACGCGACGCGCCGCGCTCGCGCTCAGTGTAGTGATTATGATATGTTTAATTAGTATTTGTCGTTAGTTAGTCGTATTGATGATGAACGGATCTGTTGCAGCCGGGATTCTGCTGTAGAGATAAACGTTGGATCGGGTGCAGGATCGTTCGCCGGATCGTTCACTGGACATGTCGGGAATCGCGATAAGCAACAGTTGTTAGGGttgtattattattgaaatgtgatgGACCCGGCGACGCAGGAATCGTAGTTTCACCGATATCGTGTTGTTCTCACCTATATTTATTCGTGTAGATAGAAAATGTCAGTGAAAGTTTTTTTCTGATCGGAGGAAAATGCGTGAATTAATTCAATCACAATTTATTCTTGAGAGAATTTTACTTATTGATAGTAAGGTAAGGGTGACAATCTGCGAGTCTCATTCTACTGTTCAGTTGCAGTCAATTGCtgattttttaaagattttcgtTCTATGCCAAAAGCTTAACACCATAATTTGAGacgctcattttggttctataaccaatctgacTTAACTTTAGAAGATCAAAAGTTATTAGGGTTGAGACCATTTTGTgacttcattttttatgaatgatttatttacttatatCGAATGCAGCCTCTATAATCTATGTATCTGTTTTTATCTATTGTAGGTTTCACAATTGGTGATTCTTCACGAAGAAGCTGAAGATGGAAACGCTATTCCAGATTTATCTAGTCCTGTCGCGCTGGTCGCTACAGCAGTTGATAATCTTATCAAGGTACGAACAACAGTCAGTCGCGAcatccaggggccagtttcacagttgtgacttaagtccaatagtggtcttaaatcttaagactgctCTTAAGTTGATAGATTGGATATAGAaccaagttggtcttagactggttttaagtctaagccatgactatgcaaccggcccctggtatCTCCAGTCAGATGCTGGTACTTTAACTCTACTAGGGTTTGGGTGTCGTAATGATTTAAGTTATTGAGTATTGATCTCGAACCTGATGCAGATCGGGACCTGTATTTGTTTTAAACCGAATGTTGGAAACTCTGTGGGTATGTGTCAGCTGAGATGAGAATTAGAATTGATTGCAAATATAGTTTGAGTAAGAATCAGTAGATATGGAGGTGGTATTTGAAAGATgcaataaaacattgattttatgcTGAAAATTCCAGTTGGTCGGAGAGGGTGGTGGGGAGGAGGGGGGAGAGGGGGGTTTCTCCTCGCAGGAATTTCTTATCGGTAA from Tubulanus polymorphus chromosome 11, tnTubPoly1.2, whole genome shotgun sequence encodes:
- the LOC141912529 gene encoding large ribosomal subunit protein eL15-like encodes the protein MGAYKYIQELYRKKQTDVMRFLLRVRCWQYRQLSVIHRVTKPTRPDKARRLGYRAKQGFCIYRVRVRRGGRKRPVPKGATYGKPVNQGVNELKFARSHQSVAEERVGRKCGGLRVLNSYWVAQDSTYKFYEVILVDPFHKAIRRNADTNWICNPVHKHRELRGLTSAGKKSRGLGKGHKFHKTKGGSRRAAWKRYNTVQMRRKR